The following proteins are encoded in a genomic region of Irregularibacter muris:
- a CDS encoding DUF7768 domain-containing protein — translation MNEQMRCKYGTGGVDKKNSEGYPDPTAYEALTNIKKEDKIFRPLVYICSPYAGDIKRNTERAKLYSRFAVIERNAIAFAPHLLFPLYLSDDDPAERELALFMDIVFLGKCNELWVFGEYITKGMQMEIDKAKKRHMTIRYFTEDMEEVETCN, via the coding sequence ATGAACGAACAGATGAGATGTAAATATGGTACCGGCGGAGTGGACAAGAAAAACAGTGAAGGCTATCCCGACCCTACCGCATACGAGGCGCTGACAAACATTAAAAAGGAAGACAAGATCTTCAGGCCGCTTGTGTATATCTGCTCACCATATGCGGGTGATATCAAGAGAAACACTGAAAGGGCTAAACTTTATAGTCGCTTCGCTGTTATTGAAAGAAACGCTATCGCCTTTGCGCCACACCTGCTTTTTCCTTTATATCTTTCAGATGATGATCCTGCGGAACGCGAGCTTGCACTGTTCATGGATATAGTCTTCTTAGGTAAATGCAATGAGCTGTGGGTGTTTGGCGAGTATATCACGAAGGGCATGCAAATGGAGATTGATAAAGCAAAGAAGCGTCATATGACTATTCGCTATTTTACCGAGGATATGGAGGAGGTAGAAACATGCAACTAA
- a CDS encoding phage/plasmid primase, P4 family has protein sequence MQLTICTANCVGNQKNCLYPNKNVVTSAEELKEAAKLDHVCAEYKNNYRSADNFLKSDVIVMDCDNDHTENPDEWITPEALDEILTDISYAIAPSRHNMLSKDGKAARPKFHVYFSIEELTDVEGYVAIKKAIHAQFPFFDDNALDAARFIYGADTGEVIWHEGWLTIDELLQNIPAPTNTGRSNSIPEGQRNNTLSRFAGRVVKRYGSTDKAHEIFLEEAKKCDPPMDEEELTAIWNSAIKFARKVQGQEGYVPPDDYNSDFDSLRPSDFSDIGQAKVLTREYGNELCYTDATDYLRFNGEYWMESRQQSVGAMEEFLDLQLQDALGEVESALNALVALGEKEEDILAGGKKYEASLSGDPLKAFKKYQSAIAYRTFVMKRRDMKYVISALQAAKPMLEIKVSDLDKDEFLLNTPGVTFDLRKGLAGGRAPDAADYITKQTTASPGDKGEQIWLDALNTFFCNDQKLIDYVQQIVGLSAIGKVYLEAIIIAYGGGRNGKSTFWNSISRVLGSYSGAISADTLTVGCRRNVKPEMAELKGKRLIIASELEEGMRLNTSIVKQLSSTDEIEAEKKYKDPFKFEPSHTLVLYTNHLPRVGANDDGTWRRLIVIPFNARIENKSDIKNYADYLVKNAGSYIMSWIIEGAKKAIEANYHFSVPTCVQEAIEAYRENNDWLASFLEDCCEVDKTYQQKSGEFYQEYRAHCGRNGEYTRSTTDFYTALETAGFERKKTKTGSFIYGVRLKEEEFLS, from the coding sequence ATGCAACTAACAATTTGTACTGCAAACTGTGTTGGAAATCAGAAGAATTGCCTCTATCCAAATAAGAACGTTGTCACCTCGGCTGAAGAATTAAAAGAAGCTGCAAAGCTAGATCATGTTTGCGCGGAGTACAAGAACAACTATCGCAGTGCAGATAATTTCTTAAAGTCTGATGTCATCGTCATGGATTGCGATAATGATCACACTGAAAATCCGGATGAGTGGATAACGCCAGAGGCATTGGATGAAATTTTAACGGATATTTCATATGCGATTGCTCCCAGTCGCCATAACATGCTTTCTAAAGATGGAAAAGCAGCAAGGCCCAAGTTCCATGTTTACTTTTCTATAGAAGAGCTAACAGATGTGGAAGGATATGTGGCTATAAAAAAAGCTATCCATGCTCAGTTTCCATTCTTTGATGATAACGCTCTGGATGCAGCACGTTTTATCTATGGGGCTGATACCGGCGAAGTTATCTGGCATGAAGGTTGGCTCACGATTGATGAGCTGCTTCAGAACATTCCTGCACCTACAAATACAGGTCGCAGCAATTCAATACCTGAAGGTCAACGCAACAATACGCTGTCTCGTTTTGCTGGCCGCGTTGTAAAGAGATACGGCAGCACAGATAAGGCCCATGAGATTTTTCTGGAAGAAGCTAAGAAGTGCGACCCGCCTATGGATGAAGAAGAGCTTACTGCTATCTGGAATAGTGCTATCAAGTTTGCAAGGAAAGTGCAAGGTCAGGAGGGGTACGTTCCTCCAGATGACTACAATTCTGACTTTGACTCGCTGAGACCTTCCGACTTTTCTGATATTGGTCAGGCAAAGGTGTTGACTCGTGAATATGGCAATGAGCTCTGCTACACCGATGCCACAGATTATCTTCGTTTTAACGGTGAGTATTGGATGGAATCAAGGCAGCAGTCGGTTGGTGCAATGGAAGAGTTCCTCGATTTACAGCTTCAAGATGCCCTCGGTGAGGTGGAAAGCGCCCTTAATGCCTTAGTTGCTTTGGGTGAAAAGGAAGAAGATATTCTTGCTGGCGGTAAAAAGTATGAAGCTTCACTTTCAGGAGATCCATTAAAGGCATTTAAAAAGTATCAGTCGGCCATTGCTTATAGAACTTTTGTAATGAAGCGCAGGGATATGAAATATGTCATCTCAGCATTGCAGGCTGCAAAGCCAATGCTGGAAATCAAGGTGAGCGACTTAGATAAGGATGAGTTCCTACTTAATACACCAGGTGTTACGTTTGACCTTCGCAAGGGTCTGGCCGGTGGTCGTGCTCCAGATGCAGCGGATTATATTACAAAGCAAACAACTGCTTCTCCGGGAGATAAGGGTGAGCAAATTTGGTTAGATGCTCTGAATACCTTTTTCTGTAATGACCAAAAGCTGATTGATTACGTTCAACAGATTGTTGGCCTTTCTGCAATCGGTAAAGTCTATCTCGAAGCTATCATCATTGCCTATGGTGGAGGCCGCAACGGTAAATCAACCTTCTGGAACAGCATCTCAAGGGTGCTCGGCTCCTACAGCGGTGCTATCTCAGCCGATACACTTACAGTTGGTTGCCGCAGAAACGTAAAACCTGAAATGGCAGAGCTTAAGGGCAAACGCCTCATCATTGCTTCCGAGCTTGAAGAGGGTATGCGCCTCAACACTTCAATTGTGAAACAGCTTAGCTCTACTGATGAAATTGAAGCTGAGAAAAAGTATAAAGACCCGTTCAAGTTTGAGCCTTCTCATACACTGGTGCTTTACACGAATCATCTTCCGAGAGTCGGTGCCAATGATGATGGCACCTGGAGACGTCTCATCGTCATTCCCTTTAATGCAAGAATTGAGAATAAAAGTGACATCAAAAACTACGCCGACTACCTTGTTAAGAATGCAGGCTCGTACATCATGAGCTGGATCATTGAAGGTGCAAAGAAAGCTATTGAGGCTAACTACCATTTCAGTGTTCCCACATGTGTTCAGGAGGCCATTGAAGCGTACAGAGAAAATAATGACTGGCTTGCTTCCTTTTTGGAGGATTGTTGCGAAGTGGATAAGACATACCAGCAAAAATCCGGAGAGTTTTATCAGGAATACCGTGCCCATTGTGGGCGCAACGGTGAGTACACAAGAAGTACAACAGATTTCTATACTGCTTTGGAGACTGCTGGGTTTGAACGTAAAAAGACCAAAACAGGTAGCTTCATTTATGGGGTGCGCTTAAAGGAGGAAGAGTTTCTAAGTTGA
- a CDS encoding VRR-NUC domain-containing protein: MREKEIEKKLTLEAKKRGGLAVKFVSPGFDGMPDRIVLMPEGKMAFVEVKAPGKRPRPLQMARHKLLRALGFLVFVLDDESQIGGILDAVQST; encoded by the coding sequence ATGAGAGAAAAAGAAATAGAAAAGAAGTTAACTTTGGAAGCAAAAAAGCGTGGCGGGCTGGCAGTGAAGTTTGTATCTCCTGGCTTTGATGGTATGCCGGATAGAATCGTTCTAATGCCTGAAGGAAAGATGGCCTTTGTTGAGGTTAAGGCCCCTGGTAAGCGCCCGCGCCCATTACAGATGGCAAGGCACAAATTGCTTAGAGCATTAGGCTTTTTAGTTTTTGTACTAGACGACGAGAGTCAGATTGGAGGGATTTTAGATGCAGTACAATCCACATGA
- a CDS encoding DEAD/DEAH box helicase, with protein MQYNPHDYQKYAISYIESHPVSAVLLDMGLGKTSIALTAINDLLFDFFEAHKVLVVAPLRVARDTWPAEIEKWDHLSDLIVSVAVGSVTERVQALKATADIYVINRENLSWLIDESGLTFDFDTVIIDELSSFKNHQAKRFKSFLKVRPKVKRIIGMTGTPSSNGLMDLWAEFKLLDMGVRLGRFISAFRNNYFMPDKRNGQIIYSYKPLPGAEQCIYKKISDITISMKSTDYLKMPELVSSVYTVRLSEKEEERYDELAKDLVLTIPGGEVTAANAAALSNKLCQLANGAIYNDSGETQIIHNQKLDALEDIIEAAAGKPILVAYWYKHDYERIVEKLHNIKVPFSKLDTAESIRRWNNKEIPVGLIHPASAGHGLNLQAGGSCIVWFGLTWSLELYQQTNARLWRQGQTAETVVVQHIVTKGTIDERILKALSLKDKSQSALIEAVKADLQMRVK; from the coding sequence ATGCAGTACAATCCACATGATTATCAGAAATACGCTATCAGTTATATCGAATCTCATCCGGTGTCAGCAGTACTGCTTGATATGGGTTTAGGAAAAACAAGTATAGCTCTTACTGCAATAAATGACCTACTATTTGATTTCTTCGAAGCCCATAAAGTGTTAGTTGTAGCACCACTTCGAGTGGCAAGAGATACCTGGCCAGCTGAAATTGAAAAATGGGATCATCTATCTGACCTGATCGTTTCTGTTGCAGTAGGAAGCGTCACTGAACGGGTTCAAGCGTTAAAGGCCACAGCCGATATTTATGTAATCAACCGAGAGAATCTTTCATGGCTCATTGATGAAAGTGGACTGACCTTTGATTTCGATACAGTTATAATTGATGAGCTTTCTTCCTTCAAAAATCATCAGGCCAAGCGCTTTAAGTCTTTTTTGAAGGTGCGTCCTAAAGTAAAGCGCATTATTGGAATGACAGGAACACCAAGCAGCAACGGACTAATGGATTTATGGGCCGAATTTAAATTGCTTGACATGGGTGTAAGGCTTGGAAGGTTCATATCTGCGTTTCGTAACAACTACTTCATGCCGGATAAAAGAAATGGCCAGATTATCTACAGTTACAAGCCTCTTCCCGGAGCGGAGCAATGCATCTATAAGAAAATTTCCGACATTACGATTTCAATGAAGTCAACGGATTACCTTAAGATGCCGGAACTGGTCAGCAGTGTATACACCGTAAGGCTTTCTGAAAAAGAGGAAGAACGCTATGACGAATTAGCAAAAGACCTTGTACTTACGATTCCTGGTGGTGAGGTTACTGCTGCGAATGCCGCAGCACTTTCCAACAAGCTCTGTCAGCTGGCTAACGGTGCCATTTATAACGATAGCGGTGAAACCCAGATCATTCATAATCAGAAATTAGATGCATTGGAGGACATTATTGAAGCAGCTGCCGGAAAGCCGATACTTGTGGCCTATTGGTATAAGCACGACTATGAAAGAATCGTAGAAAAGCTTCATAACATAAAGGTTCCATTTTCTAAGCTGGATACCGCTGAAAGTATTCGAAGGTGGAACAACAAGGAAATACCAGTCGGTTTAATTCATCCCGCATCTGCAGGACATGGCTTAAATCTTCAAGCTGGTGGCTCTTGTATTGTGTGGTTCGGTCTTACCTGGTCATTAGAGTTATATCAGCAGACAAATGCTAGGCTCTGGCGTCAGGGCCAAACAGCTGAAACGGTTGTGGTGCAGCACATCGTTACCAAAGGCACTATTGATGAGCGTATCTTGAAGGCTCTTTCCTTAAAGGACAAAAGCCAGTCGGCGCTTATCGAAGCTGTCAAAGCTGATCTGCAAATGAGAGTCAAATAA
- a CDS encoding HNH endonuclease, with amino-acid sequence MPYKPKRPCAYPGCGRLAVREQYCAEHQKAMDKQYNQYERDPASNKRYGRAWKRIRDRYIKSHPLCEECEKQGKFTPAEEVHHILPLSKGGGNEKSNLMALCKSCHSRITAESGGRWGRSNL; translated from the coding sequence ATGCCCTACAAACCTAAACGTCCCTGTGCTTACCCCGGCTGCGGTCGGCTTGCTGTACGCGAGCAATACTGTGCCGAGCATCAAAAAGCAATGGATAAACAATACAACCAGTACGAACGTGATCCCGCTTCCAACAAGCGATATGGTCGTGCTTGGAAGCGTATCCGTGACCGCTACATCAAGTCGCATCCTCTCTGCGAGGAATGTGAGAAGCAAGGCAAGTTCACTCCTGCCGAAGAGGTACACCACATCCTTCCACTTTCCAAAGGCGGTGGTAACGAGAAGAGCAATCTCATGGCTCTTTGTAAATCCTGCCACTCTAGAATTACTGCAGAGAGCGGTGGCCGGTGGGGGCGGTCAAATCTCTAA
- a CDS encoding P27 family phage terminase small subunit translates to MAKDGTNRGGARVGAGAKKKPLTDKIAEGNPGGRKLTVMEFKDTADLKGLEMPEPNKMLEAIQKDGKALVAGEIYRNTWQWLNERGCAVLVSPQLLERYAMSVARWIQCEEAVTEYGFLAKHPTTGNAIQSPYVAMGQNYMNQTNRLWMEIFQIVKENCTGEYNGASPQDDVMERLLMARRGK, encoded by the coding sequence ATGGCGAAAGACGGTACAAATCGAGGCGGCGCTCGTGTAGGTGCAGGTGCGAAAAAGAAGCCCTTGACTGATAAAATAGCTGAAGGCAATCCAGGAGGCAGAAAACTGACCGTGATGGAATTTAAGGATACGGCAGACCTAAAAGGACTTGAAATGCCCGAGCCAAATAAAATGCTTGAAGCTATACAAAAAGACGGCAAAGCACTGGTTGCAGGAGAAATCTACAGAAATACATGGCAGTGGCTGAACGAACGTGGATGTGCTGTTCTCGTATCGCCGCAGCTTTTAGAACGCTACGCCATGAGCGTGGCTCGCTGGATTCAATGTGAGGAGGCTGTCACAGAATATGGCTTTTTAGCAAAACACCCGACTACAGGTAATGCCATTCAAAGCCCCTATGTGGCAATGGGCCAGAATTACATGAACCAAACCAATCGGCTGTGGATGGAGATCTTCCAGATTGTTAAAGAAAACTGTACAGGAGAATACAACGGCGCTAGCCCGCAGGACGATGTAATGGAACGTCTGCTCATGGCAAGGCGAGGAAAATAA
- the metK gene encoding methionine adenosyltransferase produces the protein MITYKTAESVCMGHPDKLCDLIADNILDACMRKDKSSRVACEVMATKGKIIVAGEITCSGKVDIRFIVKNVLREVGYNPWKFTVFVFVHHQSSDIAAGVDNALEARNGINDPYGSVGAGDQGTVYGYATNETRENLPLPLVLSHRIIKRIDNCRKGKLIKGILPDGKAQVTVEYEDGKPKRVKTIVVSVQHDKGKTQEELKSDIWNNVLWQCFEDFPFDDDTEILINPSGRFVEGGPAADTGLTGRKIMVDTYGGLASHGGGALCGKDPTKVDRSGAYMARYIAKNIVWSGLAEKCEVALSYAIGKANPVAVDVTSFSTSKLTDEQLANIVQDVFNLRPAAIIEKLRLRNSIYSDTAVYGHFNSCLFPWEDVNMYTNLRKAAEKYADRKTEN, from the coding sequence ATGATTACTTATAAAACAGCGGAAAGTGTCTGCATGGGACATCCGGATAAACTCTGTGACCTCATTGCTGACAATATTTTGGATGCTTGTATGCGTAAAGATAAATCTTCCCGCGTGGCCTGCGAGGTCATGGCAACCAAAGGCAAAATTATCGTGGCGGGCGAAATCACCTGCAGCGGTAAAGTGGATATCCGCTTCATCGTAAAAAATGTACTTCGTGAGGTCGGATATAATCCGTGGAAGTTTACAGTATTTGTGTTCGTACACCATCAAAGCTCAGACATTGCGGCAGGTGTAGATAATGCACTTGAAGCAAGAAATGGTATCAATGATCCATACGGTTCTGTGGGCGCTGGTGACCAAGGAACGGTTTACGGTTACGCAACCAATGAAACACGTGAAAATCTGCCCCTTCCACTGGTGCTTTCCCATCGCATCATAAAGCGCATTGACAACTGCCGGAAAGGAAAACTCATTAAGGGTATTCTGCCTGACGGCAAAGCACAGGTTACTGTGGAATATGAGGATGGAAAGCCCAAGCGTGTAAAAACAATTGTAGTTTCAGTCCAGCATGATAAGGGCAAGACTCAGGAAGAATTGAAATCGGATATCTGGAATAATGTACTTTGGCAGTGCTTTGAAGATTTCCCGTTTGATGATGATACTGAAATTCTTATTAACCCCTCCGGAAGATTTGTCGAAGGCGGTCCCGCTGCTGATACAGGTTTAACCGGCAGAAAAATCATGGTTGATACTTATGGCGGCCTTGCATCCCACGGTGGCGGTGCCCTTTGCGGCAAAGACCCAACCAAGGTTGATCGAAGCGGCGCATATATGGCGAGATACATTGCAAAGAACATCGTATGGAGCGGTCTTGCAGAGAAATGTGAGGTCGCTCTTTCTTATGCAATTGGTAAGGCAAACCCTGTGGCAGTCGACGTGACTTCCTTTAGTACTAGCAAACTCACCGATGAGCAGCTTGCCAATATTGTGCAGGATGTGTTTAACCTCCGACCAGCTGCAATCATCGAAAAACTAAGGCTGCGTAATTCCATCTACTCCGATACGGCGGTTTATGGTCATTTCAATTCCTGTCTGTTCCCGTGGGAGGATGTAAACATGTACACAAATTTAAGAAAGGCGGCTGAGAAATATGCAGATAGAAAAACTGAAAACTGA
- a CDS encoding site-specific DNA-methyltransferase, translating to MQIEKLKTELLIPADYNPRKDLKPGDPEYEKLKRSIEQFGYVEPVIWNKTTSHVVGGHQRLKVLLDMGITEVECVVIEMDEEKEKALNIALNKISGDWDKDKLALLIADLQGADFDVSLTGFEPAELDALFKDSLKDGIHDDDFDVDAELQKPALTKQGDVWMLGQHRLVCGDSTKADTFTLLMDGKLANLVVTDPPYNVNYEGSAGKIKNDNMGNEAFYNFLLEAFKNTEVAMAKDASIYVFHADTEGLNFRKAFSEAGFYLSGTCIWKKQSLVLGRSPYQWQHEPVLFGWKKSGKHNWYADRKQTTIWEFEKPKKNGDHPTMKPVALVAYPILNSSLTNCIVLDPFGGSGSTLIACDQTERICYTIELDEKYCDVIVKRYIEQAGNADGVFLLRDGTEYRYCDLPEVNAE from the coding sequence ATGCAGATAGAAAAACTGAAAACTGAGCTATTGATTCCAGCCGACTACAATCCTCGTAAAGACTTGAAACCCGGTGACCCGGAATACGAAAAGCTGAAACGCTCCATCGAGCAGTTCGGTTATGTAGAACCTGTTATATGGAATAAGACCACATCTCATGTTGTCGGTGGCCACCAGCGTTTGAAGGTGCTGCTTGATATGGGCATCACCGAAGTCGAGTGTGTGGTTATTGAAATGGATGAGGAAAAAGAAAAGGCACTCAACATCGCCCTCAATAAAATCAGTGGTGATTGGGATAAGGATAAGCTGGCTCTCCTCATTGCGGATTTGCAGGGAGCGGACTTTGACGTGTCCCTCACCGGATTTGAGCCTGCCGAACTTGATGCGCTTTTTAAGGATTCGCTCAAGGACGGTATTCATGATGATGACTTCGATGTGGATGCTGAACTGCAAAAGCCTGCACTCACCAAGCAAGGCGATGTTTGGATGCTTGGGCAGCACAGGCTAGTCTGCGGTGATTCTACTAAGGCTGACACTTTCACACTACTGATGGACGGGAAGCTCGCAAATCTTGTTGTAACTGACCCTCCGTACAACGTCAACTATGAAGGTTCGGCGGGTAAGATTAAAAACGACAATATGGGAAATGAAGCATTCTACAATTTTCTGCTTGAGGCGTTTAAGAACACCGAAGTGGCAATGGCGAAGGATGCTTCTATTTATGTGTTCCATGCAGATACTGAAGGTCTGAATTTCAGAAAGGCATTCTCTGAAGCAGGTTTCTATCTTTCCGGTACTTGCATCTGGAAAAAGCAGTCGCTTGTTCTTGGCCGCTCACCTTATCAATGGCAGCATGAGCCTGTTCTTTTCGGTTGGAAGAAATCTGGAAAGCACAACTGGTATGCCGATCGTAAGCAGACCACCATCTGGGAATTTGAGAAGCCGAAGAAGAATGGTGACCATCCCACCATGAAGCCCGTGGCACTGGTAGCATACCCGATCCTCAACTCAAGTCTGACCAACTGCATCGTGCTCGATCCTTTTGGTGGTTCAGGTAGTACGCTCATAGCCTGTGATCAGACGGAGCGTATCTGCTACACCATTGAATTGGATGAAAAGTACTGTGATGTCATTGTAAAAAGGTATATCGAGCAAGCCGGAAACGCAGATGGTGTATTTCTTTTGAGAGATGGTACGGAGTATAGGTATTGTGATCTGCCGGAAGTAAATGCTGAGTAG
- a CDS encoding virulence protein: MQINYNVTGAERKSLVGAISQELNAPTKYLGAPTFAYEVGGYHIDKNGILRGDDNPGLVADLQGLHDFKAITEEYDTPLPEAEPVLEDVQIPYEAALGGRVSPYCDYQEPPAYGEHEQGDALKTNLLTIEMPRLTFTDMALENLKRLVESKSSLIQKALGTDCTHIITGEETISFPWFQGELNSNEVKAYTHFVTALCEMAKTQQRVNATEKQVENEKYAFRCFLIRLGFVGSEYKTERKILLKNLSGNSAFKNGAPPKAEEVTADE; the protein is encoded by the coding sequence ATGCAGATTAATTATAATGTAACAGGCGCAGAACGAAAATCACTGGTAGGCGCAATCAGTCAGGAACTAAATGCTCCGACAAAATACCTCGGTGCACCAACCTTCGCATACGAGGTAGGCGGCTACCATATTGACAAGAACGGGATACTCAGAGGAGATGACAATCCCGGACTGGTTGCTGACCTGCAGGGATTGCACGACTTCAAAGCTATTACAGAAGAATACGACACTCCACTCCCGGAAGCAGAACCCGTACTGGAGGATGTTCAAATTCCATACGAAGCCGCTCTTGGTGGCAGGGTCAGCCCTTACTGCGATTACCAGGAGCCACCTGCATATGGGGAACATGAACAAGGGGATGCACTCAAAACCAACCTTTTGACCATCGAGATGCCAAGATTAACTTTCACCGATATGGCTCTTGAAAACCTCAAGCGATTGGTTGAAAGCAAATCGTCCCTAATCCAAAAAGCTCTCGGTACTGATTGCACCCATATCATTACAGGTGAAGAAACTATCAGCTTCCCTTGGTTTCAAGGAGAGCTTAATTCAAATGAGGTCAAAGCCTACACACATTTTGTTACCGCACTATGCGAGATGGCAAAAACACAGCAAAGAGTCAATGCTACCGAAAAGCAAGTGGAAAATGAGAAGTACGCTTTTCGCTGCTTCCTCATCCGGCTTGGTTTCGTGGGCTCTGAATACAAAACGGAACGCAAAATCCTGTTAAAAAACCTTTCAGGCAATAGTGCCTTTAAGAATGGCGCTCCACCTAAAGCTGAGGAGGTAACGGCTGATGAATAA
- a CDS encoding DUF4314 domain-containing protein, which produces MNNFPSKDTVERLRKQYPSGTRVELVHMNDPYSKLRPGDQGTVDFVDDTGTIFCSWDIGSSLGVVYGEDAVRKL; this is translated from the coding sequence ATGAATAACTTTCCTTCGAAGGATACAGTGGAACGTCTGCGTAAGCAATATCCTTCTGGCACACGAGTAGAGTTGGTACACATGAACGATCCTTATTCTAAGCTAAGGCCCGGCGACCAAGGAACAGTGGACTTCGTAGATGACACTGGCACAATTTTCTGCTCCTGGGATATCGGTTCCTCCCTCGGCGTTGTGTACGGAGAGGATGCGGTACGAAAGCTATAG
- a CDS encoding amidoligase family protein, protein MFTSRFGIEIEFTGITRNDAAKLAADFLNGTVTHTGDYYDTKKVTAPDGRVWKFMSDGSISCQKKQGRQKVAATRDYSVELVSPILTYREDIGTLQELVRQFRHAGGFANNSCGIHIHLDGSDHTSRSIRNFVNIIASKNDLFYKALQIAPERMSYCKKMDSLLVEKLNRRKPKTMEAIESLWYEGYSESTSRHYHSSRYHFLNLHSFFTGNHTVELRGFNSELHAGKIRSYIVLALALNHQALTQKCASAKKPQAENEKFAMRTYLNRIGFVGEEFANCREHLTAHLDGSAAWRFRAA, encoded by the coding sequence ATGTTTACAAGCAGATTCGGGATTGAGATTGAGTTTACAGGCATTACAAGAAACGACGCGGCCAAGCTTGCAGCCGACTTCCTTAACGGAACGGTTACACACACCGGCGATTATTACGATACCAAGAAGGTAACGGCCCCAGACGGACGGGTTTGGAAGTTTATGAGCGACGGCAGCATCTCCTGCCAAAAGAAACAAGGACGCCAGAAGGTAGCTGCCACCCGCGATTATAGCGTAGAGTTGGTAAGCCCCATCCTAACCTACCGCGAGGACATTGGAACATTGCAGGAACTGGTGAGACAGTTTCGTCACGCAGGAGGATTTGCAAACAACTCCTGCGGAATTCACATACACCTTGACGGCTCAGACCACACATCGAGGAGCATTAGGAACTTCGTAAACATCATCGCCAGCAAGAACGACCTTTTTTACAAGGCTTTGCAGATAGCACCTGAACGAATGAGTTACTGCAAAAAGATGGATAGCCTCTTGGTCGAGAAATTAAACCGACGCAAACCGAAAACGATGGAAGCCATCGAGAGCCTTTGGTACGAGGGCTACAGCGAAAGCACCAGCCGACACTACCATTCAAGCCGATACCATTTTCTTAACTTGCACAGCTTTTTCACCGGCAACCATACGGTCGAGCTTCGAGGCTTCAACAGCGAGCTACACGCAGGTAAGATAAGAAGCTACATTGTTCTCGCTCTTGCTCTCAACCACCAGGCACTCACACAGAAATGCGCCTCGGCAAAGAAACCGCAGGCTGAAAATGAAAAGTTCGCAATGCGGACCTACCTCAATCGCATTGGTTTCGTCGGCGAGGAATTCGCAAACTGCCGGGAGCACTTGACCGCCCACCTGGACGGTTCGGCGGCTTGGCGATTTCGGGCAGCCTGA
- a CDS encoding gamma-glutamylcyclotransferase family protein, with amino-acid sequence MNKTFYLAYGSNLNLEQMAHRCPTAKPVGTVVLKDYQLLFRGGHGGSVATVEPFKGKTVPCLLWEITPADETALDRYEGFPFLYRKEKVKVRLGKKNVETMVYIMNEGRPLGTPSCYYYSVILEGYKSADFDISILKEAVGDSKEDING; translated from the coding sequence ATGAATAAAACATTCTATCTCGCCTATGGTTCAAATCTCAACCTTGAGCAAATGGCGCATCGCTGCCCCACAGCGAAACCTGTCGGGACGGTGGTTTTGAAGGACTACCAGTTATTGTTTCGAGGCGGACACGGCGGCTCTGTGGCGACCGTGGAACCTTTTAAGGGCAAGACAGTGCCATGCCTGCTGTGGGAGATTACCCCGGCTGACGAAACTGCACTCGACCGGTACGAGGGTTTCCCATTTCTCTACCGAAAGGAAAAAGTCAAAGTCAGACTTGGAAAAAAGAACGTAGAAACTATGGTGTACATCATGAATGAAGGTCGACCGCTCGGTACTCCAAGCTGTTATTACTACAGCGTTATTTTAGAGGGCTACAAGAGTGCGGACTTCGACATCAGCATTCTAAAAGAGGCTGTCGGGGATTCTAAGGAGGACATAAATGGATAA
- a CDS encoding DUF5049 domain-containing protein has translation MDKKIKEQILAIRATGETNMFDVPKVQEIAMREGYDELLVYLADNTGAYARFILTGEDK, from the coding sequence ATGGATAAGAAGATAAAGGAGCAGATTCTCGCCATCCGCGCAACAGGTGAAACAAACATGTTCGATGTGCCGAAGGTGCAGGAAATCGCAATGAGAGAGGGATATGATGAGTTGCTGGTTTACCTCGCAGATAACACTGGTGCATATGCCCGTTTCATTCTGACAGGCGAAGATAAATAA